Proteins co-encoded in one Lucilia cuprina isolate Lc7/37 chromosome X, ASM2204524v1, whole genome shotgun sequence genomic window:
- the LOC124421412 gene encoding uncharacterized protein LOC124421412: MIKSSSKLFKKLKPLKCQKRRLVFTPRNLETNSTQLLAADSDVNKNLLNQKQSMFVSKSWANTSIETQTENFPCLGHCSYMPRHFSTPSGSINYIPIEGARKILNESQRKFYSTMAKAQPPFKPLEIYTKYNLNLRKYSELRNIASAVTFITVVSWLFSKIFDIECFWDYLNSLWQYLCNWFFTKEKPKTKLEILVSFLQDLWS; encoded by the exons ATGATCAAGAGCAGCagtaaattattcaaaaaacttaag CccttaaaatgtcaaaaacgtCGTTTAGTTTTTACTCCCCGAAATTTGGAAACAAACTCAACACAACTGCTGGCAGCAGATAGTGATGTTAACAAAAATCTTCTAAATCAAAAACAGTCTATGTTTGTTTCAAAATCATGGGCAAATACTAGTATAGAAACTCAAACGGAAAATTTTCCTTGTTTAGGGCATTGTTCGTATATGCCCAGACATTTTAGTACACCAAGTGGTTCCATCAATTATATACCCATAGAGGGCGCTagaaagattttaaatgaatcACAGCGAAAATTTTACTCCACGATGGCCAAAGCACAACCACCATTCAAACCTTTGgagatttatacaaaatataatctAAATTTACGGAAGTATTCTG aattgcGCAACATTGCATCGGCTGTTACCTTTATAACAGTGGTATCTTGgttgttttctaaaatttttgatattgaatGCTTTTGggattatttaaatagtttgtgGCAATATCTTTGCAATTGGTTTTTCACGAAAGAGAAACCAAAAACAAAGTTAGAAATATTGGTATCATTTTTACAGGACTTGTGgtcctaa